DNA sequence from the Rubripirellula tenax genome:
TCACGTCGAAGATCGACGCGACTTCCGCTACCCAACCATCATGCAACTCAACGCTCCCGCTCCATCGCTTCTTGTCGTCGATGATGATCCGCTGATCTTGCAAGTGATGAAGCTCTGCCTTCCCGAACCCGACTACCGCGTTTACACGGCCGAAAACGCGGCCGATGGACAATCGCTGTTCGCCAAGCATGCACCCGACGCTGTTTTGTTGGACATCCAAATGGCTAGGCAATCGGGGCTCGCCGCGCTGCAAGAATTTCGCGAACTCGACCCACGAGTTCCCGTAATTCTGATGACCGGACACGGCACTGCCGAGATCGCAATCAGTGCGATGAGTGGCGGTGCATTCGAGTACATTACTAAACCCTTCGAGCCCGATGACATCCTGCCCCTGATCGACTCGGCCATCGAAACCAGTCGCATGGCCCGACTGCCTGCCGTGCTGCTAAGCGATAACCGCGTCACCAACAACACCGATGCCGCCGGCGATCGAGTTCTGGGCCAATGCCCGGCCGTGGTTGAAGTGTTTCGTTCGATCGGCCGGGTTGCCTCGCAAGACGTCGCCGTACTGGTGCTTGGCGAAACCGGAACCGGCAAAGAGGTTGTCGCCCGCGCGATCTATCAACACAGCAAGAGGCACGACCAAGTCTTTCACGCAATCAACTGCGCCGCGATCCCCGAAAACCTACTCGAAAGCGAACTGTTTGGCCACGAGAAAGGGTCTTTCACGGGCGCGGACCAGCGGCGGATCGGCAAGTTTGAAACCTGCAATGGCGGCACGTTATTCTTGGACGAGATTGGCGACATGACGCCGCTGATGCAATCCAAGATGCTGCGAGTCCTACAGGAAAAAGAATTTGAGCGAGTCGGCAGCAGCAGATCGATCAAGACGGATGTGAGAATCATCGCCGCCACGAACCGCGACCTTGATGCGGCGATGGCCGATGGCAGTTTCCGCAGCGACTTGTTTTATAGACTCAACGAGTACACGATCCGATTGCCTGCGCTGCGCGATCGCGGCGATGACGTTCCGATGATGACGGATTACTTCTTTCGCACCTTCGCAAACCAACTCGGTAAAGACTTCCGTTCGATCGCCCCCGAAACGATGCGGCGTCTGACGTCGCACACGTGGCCCGGCAACGTGCGTGAACTGCAAGGCGTCGTCAAGCAGACGCTGCTCAAAGCCAGCGGTCCCTTGATCGTCCCCGCATTCTTGCCGATCGGCTTGGGCGAATCCAAGTCCGGCGTTGATCTCGATGGACAGGGCCGACAAAGCTGGACCGATGACCTATCTCTTGAACTGGCCCGTCTACTCGAAAGCGGATCCCATTGCATTAGCGACGAAATGCACAATCAGGTCGACCGAGTCCTGCTGCAAGGCGTGCTCAAAGCGACGGGAAACAACATCAGCGAAGCCGCTGCCCGCTTAGGCATCAGCCGCCCGACCCTACGAAACCGCATCCGATATCTCGGGTTGCAGTCATAACGAATTCCGTCCACGCACTCTAGCAGCCTGCTGAAAAATGGGCCTGACCCTTTGGAGACGTTGCTGCAACATTGTGAATTCGAAACGTCGGAGAAGGTCAGCCCCCTTTTTCAACACGTCGGCACGCTAGCCGATCAACTCGCGGACCACGCGTGCTTCTTCGACGCCCGTCAACCGCTGATCGAGTCCCTGAAAACGGTACGTCAATCGTTCGTGGTCATAGCCCAACAGGTTCAAGACGGTGGCATGAAAATCGCGAATGTGCAGCGGGTCGCGGACGATGTTGTACGAGAACTCATCCGTCTCGCCGTAAATCTGGCCCGCGTTCGTTCCGCCGCCCGCCATCCACATCGTGAAGCAGCGTGGGTGGTGATCGCGGCCGTAATTTTCGGTCGTCAATTTTCCTTGCGTGTAGATGGTTCGACCAAATTCTCCACCCCAAATCACCAACGTGTCGTCCAACATACCGCGTTGCCTCAGGTCTTCCAGCAAGGCATAACACGGTTGGTCAACATCCTTGCACTGGCTTGGCATTCGTCCACCAACATTGGCGTGGTGGTCCCAGTTGTTGTGATAGATCTGGACAAACCGCACACCCCGCTCTGACAAGCGACGCGCCATCAATGCAGCGTTGGCGAACGAGCCCGGTTTCTTCGCTTCTTCACCGTACAAGTCGAACGTTGCTTGCGATTCTGATTCGATATCCGTCAATTCCGGCACACTAGCCTGCATACGAAACGCCATTTCGTATTGTTGGATCCGCGTATGAGTTTCGCTGTCGCCGACCGCCTCTAAATTCATTCGATTCAAAGCGTTGATGCCTTCAATCGACCGCCGACGCAGCCCATCGGGAACGCCGGGCGGATTATTGATGTAAAGAATCGGGTCGCCGCTGCTGCGGAAAGAAACACCCGAATGCTCGCCCGGCAAATAGCCTGCGTTCCAAAGCCGAGCCGAAATCGATTGCTCCTGTTCCCGATTGCTGGGGATCGCCACCAGAACGACAAACGACGGCAAATTTGCGTTGATCGAACCCAATCCATAGGACGCCCACGATCCGAGACACGGACGACCGGTCACCTGGTTGCCCGTCTGCATCGCCGTGATGGCCGGCTCGTGGTTGATCGCTTCGGTATGCAAACTGCGCATCCAACAAATTTCGTCCGACTTTTTCGACAACCACGGCAACAGTTCCGAGTTCATCCACATGCCGTTGCTGCCGTACTGCTTGAACGAGTACTTTGACGGCGCGATTGGAAACCGCGATTGACCACTGGTCATGGTCGTCAATCGTTGCCCTTGGCGGATCGACTCGGGCAAGTCTTTGTCGAAGTAGTCCTTCATCCCCGGCTTGTAATCGAACAAGTCCATTTGCGACGGACCACCGACCATGTGCAAATAGATGACCCGCTTCGCCTTCGGCGCAAAATGAGTCGGCACGGCACCCATCGCAGGTGAAACCGTGGGCTGGCTGTCGGCAAACGCACGTGGGCCACCCATCAGCGACGCCAGCGCGGCGGTCCCAAGCAGGTGCTTTCCGCCGGCCAAAAACTGGCGACGCGTCCGAAGCAGATCAGCCTGTTTTGAGATGGCAATCTGGGATGGGGTCATGAAATTTCCTGCAATCACTTGTTGAGCGTTTCGTCTAAGTTCAGGATCTCGTTGCACGTCATCGTCCAGGCGGCAAGCGTTGTCGACGAGATCGAAGCGTCCGCTACCGAATCACCAACGGCAATCAGTCGCTTGGCATCATTGGGGTTTGCCGAAAAATGTTCGACGTAGGCGGCATGATTCGCCATCACGACGAGCGTCTCGTCCGGTCGAAGTGCTCGACTAAGCACCGTTAACGCGATTCGCTCGATCGTTTCATTCGAATCCACCGTTTGACTCAATGAATTCTGTGCCAAGTTGCGAGCCGCTTCGATGTACTCGGGCGCATTGAGCGTCACCAAAGCTTGCAGCGGAGTATTCGTCCGTTCCCGCCGGACCGTGCAGACTTCGCGGTTGGGCGCATTGAATGCCTCCAACCCCGGCGGCGGCGACATTCGCTTCCAAAACGTATAGATTGATCGCCGATAAAGTTCCGCGCCCTCGTCGACTTGATAGTCACGCGTGTTGCTGCCTCCTAGACCGACCATGTTCCACAAATTGTCCGGTTGATAGGGGCGTGTTCCCGGGCCAAACATCTTGCGAGACAGCAACCCGCTGGCGGCCAACGCCGAGTCACGAATCACTTCGGCGTCCATTCGAAAACGCGGGCCGCGAGAAAGTAAAAAATTGTCGCGGTCTTTCTCTCGTTTTTCATCCGTCGTGACGGCGGCTTGGCGATACGTCGCCGACATCAAGATTTGCTTAAAGAATCGTTTCACATCCCAGCCGTTTTCGACAAAATCGATCGCCAACCAATCCAGTAACTCGGGATGCGAAGGCGGAGATCCCATGACGCCGAAGTCTTCGGTCGTCGTGACAATGCCCGAACCAAAAATTTCTTGCCAGAACCGATTCACTGTCACTCGCGGGGTCAACGGGTTCGTCGGATCGACCGTCCACATCGCCAAGCCCAGGCGGTTTTGCGGCGCGTCGTCCGCGATCGGATGCAACGATTCCGGCGGCGCGGCAGCGACCTGGTCACCGATCATCGTGTAATCGCCGCGCATCAAGATATTCGCCATCGCGGGCTGGCCGCTTCGTTCGGCCTGGACCAGCGAAATCGGGCTGCGGTCCCGAATCGATTGTCGCTCGGCCTCGAGGTCGGCGATCAACGCGGACAAGCGATTGAATTCGGCGTCGTGTCGATTGAGGAAATGTTCCTGAAGCATCGCTTGCTGTTTTTCCGATCGATCCCCTTTGGCAATGGAAATGATGGTCGCCAATTGATCGCTGATTCCAAGATCCTCGGCCTGCTCGGACGAAAGTTCGCGATCGAAAAGGTAGACGTCGCGGATCGATCCGTTGTGGACGTCGCCGGTGCTCCTTTGACCGACTCTCAGCGGCGTTTCGGTCTGGATATTAACAGCTGCTTTTTCGGAATCGCTATCATCTGACTTTTTCCCCTCCGGCGCGATCGTCTCCATGTCGACCGTCGTGAGCTGCTTCTTACCGTCCATGTAAATTTGGATGCCGGCAGCGGTCGCCGAACCGTCGTAGGTGATACAGACATGATGCCAACGATCCTTTTCGACGACTCGATCCTTTGTCGTGACCTTGATGGCTGCATCGGGCCAACGATCGATCAAATGCATCGCCATCTTTCCACCGGCAAGGAAGACGTCCCAACCGCGGTAGTGGTTTTCCAGATCCATCTTCGCCACCAAGCCGGCACCGCCGCTATGGGGATTGTCGCTTCGAAACCACGTGGCCACCGAGAACGGTTGGTCAATGGCGAAGTCGCCAAGCGATCCTAACGAAACGTTTTGCTTGGCTTTGAACTGGGCCGCGGTACCAAAGCGGTCATCGGCCGTCCACTTAAGCTTCGCAAATGATTCGCGCTGGTTTTCTTCGGCTTCGTCGTGAAGCGGCAATTGAACGATCGGATCCGCCGCAACGTTGTCTCGGAAGGACTGGGGCGTCAAAGTGGACTCCCATTTGACAAACTCGTCGGTGCTAGCACTCTGACGGGTTTGTCGCTGTTCGCTCGCCGTTTCCAGCTCCGCGTCGATCACTTCCCATCTTGGGATGTCCTCGGCGGACGGGATGGCAACGAATGGGCCACCGCCGTCTTTTTGATCCGTATCCATTGCGGGTTGGGTCGTGTTGCGGAAGTAGGCCGCCAATGCGTAGTAGTCCTTCGCGCTAATCGGATCGAACTTGTGATCGTGGCACTGGGCACAATTCGTCGTCAAACCCAAGTACACCCACCCGAAAGTTTGAACGCGATCGGACGCGTACGCAGCCATGTTCTCGTCCGCAATCGTTCCACCTTCGTTGGTCGTCATCGAGCAGCGTTGGAATCCCGTCGCCGTCAATTGATCGATCGTTGGCGAAAGCAGTAGATCACCGGCGAGTTGCTCGATCGTGAATTGGTCGAAAGGCTGATTCGCGTTGAACGAACGGATGACCCAGTCGCGGTACGGCCAAATTTCGCGGTAGTTGTCACGGTGCATGCCGTGAGTGTCGGCATACCGAGCGGCGTCCAACCAGTATCGAGCTCGATGTTCACCCCAGCCTTGTTTCTGCATCAAGCGATCGATCGCGTCGGATACCGCTGCATCATCGCGTTTGGCAAAGTCTTCTACAAAATCGCTCGTGTCTTGTATCGACGGCGGAAGCCCCGTGATGTCAAAACTGAGCCGCCGAAACAACGAACGCGAGTCGGCCGGCGGCGCCGGTGCAAGCCCTTGTTCACGCAACCGATCCAGCACAAATGCGTCGATCGGATTCTTTTGCCACGGATCATCGATGCTGATCGCCGGCGGTTGCTTTTTGACCGGCGGAACGAATGCCCAATGTTTCGCGTACTCAGCGCCTTCGGCGACCCATCGAACTAGCATCTCCCGCTCGTCCGGCGTCAGCGACTTGTGGCTGTCCGGCGGCGGCATGACGATGTCAGCATCGTCGGTCACGATTCTTGCAACCAACTCACTTGCATCCGGATCGCCCGGTTCGATCGCGCCAGATTCGATTGCCGAATCACGAAGGTCCAATCGCAAATCGGCTTCGCGACTATCACCGTCCTGTCCGTGACAAGCAAAGCAATTCTCAGCTAGAACGGGACGCACATCTCGGTTGAAATCAATCGGCGCAGACGCACTCGCTTCCGTGGCAAGAACCAGAGTGAGTCCCGCGACAACGAAGCCGCGAACGACCACCGATGGACTCGCAAACGTAGGTGGGTTTGATAAAAGTGGTGTCACGATTGATGAGTGGTTTGCGGCAAACGAGATTGAAAATGGGCGTTCAATCCTGATGACCTGTGCCCTTTACACACACCTTATCGTTAAGGGACTTTTTTTCTTTCCAGATCTGGCAACAACAAGTTTCGTTTTTGCGTCGCGATCCGGTCGCCCACGCGTGACGCCTATCGATTTCGTCTTTTCGGTAACCCGCTGCGCAAGCGAGGGATCAACTAAGATCGAACTTCACTCGATGACGCAGTGAGTTGCTCCAAAACAAATACGTCGGGTTTCCGTCGAATCAACAAGCCGATCCGCGACATAGACAGAAACGGTCGGGCCGCGCGACGGATTTCTGCGTGGACCAACAACCGTAGTTCACTTGAGCTTGCTCAATCAAGAGAAGACGGCCAAGTGCGGAATCAAAAACAAGCGGCTTACCGCCGGCCGGGACGATGACGAGATGGAAAAGTCGTTTTCTGCCGGTAAGTCCCCGTGCAATCGCCCTGAAGAAAGACCAGCAATGACAAAACAAAGCGAGCGTCTGAGTCGTCACCAACTCAAACGCTCACAGGGTAGTCACTGATGCACCATCGACTCAACTATCTCTGGCAGGTTGTGTCTCCACAGAACCTGTTGCGTCTCACTGAGCAATCCCAGCAGCATCCGAGTCAGCAGTCGCGACAAGTAAACATCGCGAAACACCCTTCGCCATGCCAAAATTTCGGGGGTTCGGGAGGTGGTCCATGACCACACACCATCACCACGAAAAGGGAATTCCAAAACGAATTTGGAATCTACGATTGACCCTGATAAAGACCGTCGCTGACTAATTGTTCACGAACTGTTTTGCTGTTCATCGATCATCGATCATCGCTGGCTCTACTGATCTGCCTCAGTTGCCTGACCGCTCATCTCTGCTTCCATCCTTGCGTTATAGGCATCGTCTTCACCGACTGGCGTTGGCTTCCAATTCGGTGGCGGCTCGGCAACCGAGTTGACCTCTTTGCCACATCCAGCAATACCCAGACTGGCGACCAAGAGTGCGGCGACGAAAAACGATTGCAGCCTACGATTCAAGTTGTTGTTCACGAGATTCAATTCCAAATACAAAGGTAACAAAGGGGAACAAAAAGACAATCCGCATGGTAAGTTCCCATGCGGATTGTCGCACCCGAATTCTTTGAAGCAAAAAACGGCTCGAAGAAACTGGAACTACAGTTCTTCTTCGATCGTTTCTTTACCACGAACGCTTCCCAGCGCTCCCCACAAACCGAACGGGCTAGCTGCGCCTGGTTGGTTGTTGATGTCGACAGGAAACGCATTCTGGTTTCCGGCCTCGATCGAATCGGTGATGAATTTGACGGCTCCGTCGGCCATCAGAACGTGAGCACCACCTTGGTGACGACTGCTCATGCCGTGGACGCCTGGGTTCAAGTGGTTCTGGGCACACACCAATTTATTTGGGGGTTTGATGGTAAAGCACTGTGAGTACAGCGGTGCCATCGCGGCCCAAATCATTCCACGCGCTTCGACGCCCGACGAAACGGCAAGCCCGTCCTGCCAAAACTGCGGACGCAGCGGATCGATGTCCCCGTCGCAAAGATCGATATCGATCCCCGCCGCACTGTGCAGAACTCGCAACCGCTGGGCGCTGCGAACGTCGCGATCGCCGAGATCGGTAATGATTTCACCCATTGCAATCGAGTTGGACGTTCCATCGAGGATGTCCCGGAACTTGCTGCGGTGGTGAGTTCCGAAGACACCTCGCATCGAGGAGCGTCCGTCGGTTTGAACGCTTCCGCTGGTCGCCCATGTACCGTCGAACCAAGCAATCGGTCGGGTGCTACCCTGAGATTCCAGCGCCGGATTTCGCTGACCGTAGTAAGCATGCTTGCTGCTGTCACCACCACACACGGCGTAGTTCAAGCGACCGCGGCCGGGCAATCCGACGCCCGGATCGCTGGGACAACGGAACGTGACAACGTTTGTCAACCACGGAATGTACGCCGCACCGTTGGGTGCCGACGGCGACGGCCCCATGGCGTTATACTGTTCGCCGGCATCTATCGTGCCGTTATTGTTGGTGTCCTGCCACAACGGGTTGGAAATCTGCTCCCACAACGCTTGTTGCTCGCAAAACGGCAGCATGCCCACGTGGGCGCTAAGGTTCATCGCGTTGGAATTGATCCAATTGGACCACTTCACTGCCCAGCCCGGTGCGCCAGGACCAGCGTAGATCGGTCCTACAGCAGGACCTCGCTCGATCGTCCCAGACCCGTGCATGGGGAATTGCTTGTAGGCCGAATGATAATTGTGCAGCGCCAAACCGAGCTGCTTGAAGTTGTTGCTACAGCTCATTCGCCGCGCAGCTTCACGAGCCGCCTGAACAGCGGGCAGTAACAGCCCGACAAGCACTCCAATAATTGCAATCACCACCAACAACTCGACGAGCGTGAAACCGCTCTTCCTCGTTTTCGCCATCTGTGAATCTCCAAAAATACGGTATTACGAAATCAATTGGAGGCGACATCTCACCGCGTGTGGCGGAAAGCAGGCCCTCCAGGTAGCCATAATAGCGATCGATATTAAGAAAAACTTTCATTTTTGCGACATAAACATTTCAAAGCCACGTCAACGTCTCGCGAGCTTCCCCCCAAAGCAACTCCGCTAGACCTTCATCAAGCGAAGCCTGCAGTCTTGACTTCTTGAAGAACTCGAAAACCCGGCTCATCCGACGAAAGAGTGCGCGAAGGCAGAATGAACTTTGGCGGAGCTTCTGGACGAAAAAGAGTAGTCACGCCATCCTCTGTGGGAGATTTCTGAGGTCTTCCTTGGAAAACGGCATGTTTACCAGCCTGTGTATCAATCCTTCGCTATTCGTGGCTACCAGCAAACGCGGATAGGGTTCGTCCAAGGCGTGACGCGGTTCCATGACCAGTTTACTGAAGGAACGATCTGCTGCCCTGCCTGCCAAAGTAACGGTGTGTTGCGACGGGGAGCCAAACAGAGGGAATTCAAGGCTTCTCCCATTCACTTGAAAGCATCGGTGGTAGTGGCCGCGCTGCCTCGTATGGAGTGCCGTGATTGCGGAACCATTCGACAGATCGAAGTCGGTTTCGCCGACGCAGGCCGAACCTCCACCAAGGCATGGGCCAAGCACGCGTTGCAACTGACTCGCATTATGACGATCAAGTCCGAAATGCACAAAACCGCCACGAAATAAGATAGCCTTCGGCCGCCGCGGGAGATGCTCGATTTGCTTTCAAAATTTTTTAATCGCCTCACAATTCAGAATTCAGTTTCACTTGCTTTTAAATCCATGGATTCGTTGCATCAATCCGGTGGCGCGAGATGCAGTAGGTCACAATTGGAGCAGTAGTCGAATCACGAGTTTTTGAAGCGGCGACGATACTCGCCGGGTGCACAGTCTTCGTGTCGTCGAAATGCTGTGACCAAGTGGGCGTCGGATCGATATCCGGTCATCGTCGCGATCTGCATCAAGCTGTATCGCGTTTGGGTCAGCATCAGGCGAATCTGGTCGATCCGAACGCGTTCAATTTCTTCGCGTGGGCTGCGGTTTAAAATAGCCCGGAAGCGTCGTTCCAAGGTGACACGAGAGATCGCGACCGCATCGGCGACTTGCTTGACACTGATGCCCTCGCACGCGTGTTCGCGGATGAAGTGGACTGCCGCCGCCACCTCCTGGTCGTCGATCGCCAACAAGTCCGACGAGCGCCGTACCGAAATACGGCGCGGTGGAATCAGAATTTGGCGATCCTGGATCGGTTCGCCGGCCATCAGACGATCGAGCGCCATCGCGCCTTCGAAACCCATTCGTTGCGTGTCCGGTTCGATGCTACTTAGCGGCGGATTGGCGAGCTCACAAATCACTTCATCGTCGTCCACTCCCAACACGGCCACTTCATCGGGTGCTCGACGCCCCGCAAGCGTGGCTGCCTGAAGCACCTGGCGACCACGGACATCGTTACAGGCAAAGATCCCGACCGGCCCAACCAAAGCCCGCAACCACTCGACCAACGCGGGTTCGGGCAGTTCCGCTTGAGCTTCGCGTTGAACGATTCCTCCTTTTATTTTCGACTTGAAGATCTCGTTTTCGACGGTTGCGTCGTAAACAAGCGGTGTGAGGTTCTGCGCTTCGCACAGACGCAGGAACGCGTCGCGCCGCTGGTCGGAAAAGAGCACGCCGTTGTATCCACAGTAGGCCAAACGCTGAAACCCTCGCTGGCGAAAATGCTCGAATGCCAATTCGGAACACGCCTCTGGATCCGTATCAAACATGACTCCGTTGGCGGGTACGACGACGCCTCGCAGATCAACGGTGGGGATTTTCAACTTGGCAACTGATTTGGCCAACGTTTCGTTCTCAATTCGAGCGATCACGCCGTCAAAGCGTTGGGCGTGCAAGAACGCCGGCACACGTTCTTCGAGACCTCGTTCGAGGTGCAACACCTGCCAAGGTCCGTGAGCCCGAATGTACGACGCGATGCCCATCAAGCATCCTCGCCCATAGGCACGAGACGACTCAACCAATAGCAGAATCTGCTTCGGCTCGATTGGGCTCTTCGTTTTCTTCGCGGCGGAATTGGACATAAAAACGCTCTGGCTGACGATAGATGCAGTTGCCGGACGAATGGTCCGGCAAATTTATCGTCAAAGATCAATGAATGGCGATACCGTAGCGGTGCATCGTTTCGGCAAGCTCAAAACTGGGCCCATACCGTCCACAGTCCCGTCACCAACATGGCGGCGGCCGAGAGCCAAAGCATGAAGTCCCACAACGCACCGGGCGTTAGTGATGGCGGGCACCGTTTGTATCGGAAATACAAAGCTGCGCCGGCCAACATCGGTAACATGATGCCTTGCGCGACGCCACTTAACAGCACCAACTGCGCCGGAGCGGGAAAAACCAAGTAAATCATCAAACACAGAATCGGAAATCCGCCGCTCAGCCAGCGGATCCACTTTGCCCTTGTCACGGCGTCATCGTCGATCAATCCGATCACTCGCATTGCATCCGAAAACGTACGCGCGTGTGACGCGTTGGCAACGAAAAAGGTCGAATACAGAACTGCGAAGGCGCCGAACAGAAAGATCGAGGACGCCCATGTTGAAAACACCGGTACGAACATGACCGCCAACGTTCGCACTAAATTGTCTTTCTCGGGATTCAATCCGACGCGGTGCAAAATGGCAGCGCCCAGCAGGTAAAAAGCAATCGTCGCAAACGTGTAGACGGCCATCGCGCCCCAAGCGTCGACCCGCATGACTCGCATCCATCCCGACGCGCGGGCGGCCCACTCGGGTGAACCATCATTCTTGCCCACGAAACGTGCATAGCCTTTTTCCAAGCACCAATACGGATAAACGACAAGCTCGGCCGCACCGACACCGATGATTCCAAACGTCGCTAGCGCCGTGCCAATCGGCCGGGCGTTGCCGCTGGCGGTCGGCAAATGGAATTTTAGACCGTTGATGAACTCAGAAAATCGGACGCGAAAATCAGGTTGGTCTTGCAACAAGAACAGGTTGACGACGGTCAACAAAGTGAAGGACGCGACCAATACGGTCGACAAGGACTGGATCATTCCGTAGCGACCGTTGTACAGAATCAAACTCGTAACGATCGCAATCACCGTCGCCCAAATCGCCGCGTCGGCCGTCGACGTGTTGTCACCATATTGCGATCGAAAGGCTTCCCATCGAGATTCGATTTCCGCATCCGTCGTTGTCGGTACGAAAGCTTCCTCGCCGGTTTCGCTGTTTCGATTCGCGAACCGTTCGAATTGCAGCAAGGTTTGGGCGTCGGCGATTTCGTTGTAGTCGGCTCCCGATTTCGTGATGGGCGCTCCGATCGCCAAGGCTTGGCCGACGCTGCCGACGATGCCGCCCAACTGGCTGATGCTGCACAACCACATCACCATCCAATACCACACCAACCAATTTCCACGACCGCGAAACCGCGGTCCGGGGACTTCGTCCAACGCCATCAACGTCGTTTTGCCGCTGACGATGGCGTAACGTCCGAATTCGACCTGTGCGAAAACTTTCACGACACAGCCCAACACGATCAGCCACAGCAAACTGAAACCGGCTTCGGCGCCCGTCTTGGTCGTCGCGATCAGTTCGCCGCTACCCACGATCGAACCGGCAACGATCAAGCCGGGGCCGACACATCGAATGATGTTCGGAATCCGCGTGGGCGGGTCCAACGTCGTTGACTCGTCAGTCGTTGATTCGGTGGTTTGAGACTTCGGCAACTTTGTCGGCGTTTCGGTCATGAGAATAGGAAACGATCTTGGTCGATGGGCGCATTACACCGACCGGAATCCGGATCGATGCGTCGCTTTGGGGGTTTCAAAGCGTTTTAACACGTTTGAGGCCCCCGCGTTGCAAAGCGGGGTGGTTGGCACCGATAATGATCCTCGGCGGATCGTTCGTCGTTTTACCATCCGGCCCCACCACTCGTACGCTCGACCCTCCGCTGCATGGCTGCATCACAAGCACTCGATACGACGATCGCGGTAGTCACACCCGAGAACATCGCGTTCGACTACCAATTGGCAGGGCCTTTCCGGCGATTGCCGGCTTACTTGATCGACCTGGCCGTTCGCTGGGTTTTGATTGTGATCGTCGTGTTGGGAATTTATTTGGTCGGTGGCTTGATCGACTTTCAACTGCTGGGCCCGTTCGCGACGGCGGCCGGCTTTCTGGTCTATTTCGGCATCAGTTGGTTCTATGGGACCGTGATGGAGACGGTTTTCAACGGCAGAACGATCGGCAAGTGGTCGGTCGGGATTCGCGCGATCGATACCGAAGGTCGCCCGATCAACGCGAAACGTGCGTTTCTGCGTAATCTGCTCCGCATCGCCGACTTGGCTCCCGTCGCCGCGCTGACCAGCTTTTCAGATGAAGTCCCCCCCGTGTTCATCATCCCCACCGGGATGATCGGATTGGCAACGATGCTGTTGACGCGCCGGTTGCAGCGACTTGGCGATTTGGCGGCCGGAACCATGGTCATTGTTGATGAACGCGCGTGGAGATTGCCGATCGCGAAGGTCGATGATCCGCGAGTCGCCGCGTTGGCTTCGTTTTTTCCGGGCGACTATCGAGTCTCACGCAGCATGGCAAGAACCTTGGCCGTGTACGCTGAACGCCGCCACTATTTGACGCCGGCTCGTCGCCGCGAAGTCGCGCGTCACTTGACCGTGCCGTTGATCGAACGGTTCGAATTTCGCGCCGACATCGATCCGGACTTGTTGATGTACGCGTTGTACTACAAAACGTTTCTGTCCGAGTCGTCGGCGGAACCACCTGATCTGGGTCCATTTGCCGGGTACAGCCCGCTTCTTCGTGACGCAGGAAAACCGGCGCCGGCCGATTCCACATCGACGTTACATCCGACTGCACCGGAGGTTTTTCAATGAACGTTGCCATCCTGCTTGAAAAACGGCGAGTGCAATGGTCGGAATTGGAAGCACTTTGTGACGCGATGGAGTCGCGAGGACGAACCGACAAAGCCGGCGCGGCTCATCATCGTGGCGC
Encoded proteins:
- a CDS encoding DUF1559 domain-containing protein, producing MAKTRKSGFTLVELLVVIAIIGVLVGLLLPAVQAAREAARRMSCSNNFKQLGLALHNYHSAYKQFPMHGSGTIERGPAVGPIYAGPGAPGWAVKWSNWINSNAMNLSAHVGMLPFCEQQALWEQISNPLWQDTNNNGTIDAGEQYNAMGPSPSAPNGAAYIPWLTNVVTFRCPSDPGVGLPGRGRLNYAVCGGDSSKHAYYGQRNPALESQGSTRPIAWFDGTWATSGSVQTDGRSSMRGVFGTHHRSKFRDILDGTSNSIAMGEIITDLGDRDVRSAQRLRVLHSAAGIDIDLCDGDIDPLRPQFWQDGLAVSSGVEARGMIWAAMAPLYSQCFTIKPPNKLVCAQNHLNPGVHGMSSRHQGGAHVLMADGAVKFITDSIEAGNQNAFPVDINNQPGAASPFGLWGALGSVRGKETIEEEL
- a CDS encoding XylR family transcriptional regulator gives rise to the protein MSNSAAKKTKSPIEPKQILLLVESSRAYGRGCLMGIASYIRAHGPWQVLHLERGLEERVPAFLHAQRFDGVIARIENETLAKSVAKLKIPTVDLRGVVVPANGVMFDTDPEACSELAFEHFRQRGFQRLAYCGYNGVLFSDQRRDAFLRLCEAQNLTPLVYDATVENEIFKSKIKGGIVQREAQAELPEPALVEWLRALVGPVGIFACNDVRGRQVLQAATLAGRRAPDEVAVLGVDDDEVICELANPPLSSIEPDTQRMGFEGAMALDRLMAGEPIQDRQILIPPRRISVRRSSDLLAIDDQEVAAAVHFIREHACEGISVKQVADAVAISRVTLERRFRAILNRSPREEIERVRIDQIRLMLTQTRYSLMQIATMTGYRSDAHLVTAFRRHEDCAPGEYRRRFKNS
- a CDS encoding Nramp family divalent metal transporter gives rise to the protein MTETPTKLPKSQTTESTTDESTTLDPPTRIPNIIRCVGPGLIVAGSIVGSGELIATTKTGAEAGFSLLWLIVLGCVVKVFAQVEFGRYAIVSGKTTLMALDEVPGPRFRGRGNWLVWYWMVMWLCSISQLGGIVGSVGQALAIGAPITKSGADYNEIADAQTLLQFERFANRNSETGEEAFVPTTTDAEIESRWEAFRSQYGDNTSTADAAIWATVIAIVTSLILYNGRYGMIQSLSTVLVASFTLLTVVNLFLLQDQPDFRVRFSEFINGLKFHLPTASGNARPIGTALATFGIIGVGAAELVVYPYWCLEKGYARFVGKNDGSPEWAARASGWMRVMRVDAWGAMAVYTFATIAFYLLGAAILHRVGLNPEKDNLVRTLAVMFVPVFSTWASSIFLFGAFAVLYSTFFVANASHARTFSDAMRVIGLIDDDAVTRAKWIRWLSGGFPILCLMIYLVFPAPAQLVLLSGVAQGIMLPMLAGAALYFRYKRCPPSLTPGALWDFMLWLSAAAMLVTGLWTVWAQF
- a CDS encoding RDD family protein is translated as MAASQALDTTIAVVTPENIAFDYQLAGPFRRLPAYLIDLAVRWVLIVIVVLGIYLVGGLIDFQLLGPFATAAGFLVYFGISWFYGTVMETVFNGRTIGKWSVGIRAIDTEGRPINAKRAFLRNLLRIADLAPVAALTSFSDEVPPVFIIPTGMIGLATMLLTRRLQRLGDLAAGTMVIVDERAWRLPIAKVDDPRVAALASFFPGDYRVSRSMARTLAVYAERRHYLTPARRREVARHLTVPLIERFEFRADIDPDLLMYALYYKTFLSESSAEPPDLGPFAGYSPLLRDAGKPAPADSTSTLHPTAPEVFQ